The genomic region ACAGGTCGGCAGATCCATGGGCCGTATTCTTTGCGATGGAGGTCAGACTTCTTTCGATGATGGGATTTTATCCTTCTATCGATCGATGCTGCCTCTGTAAAAAATCTCTTGCGGGAAAAGCGGCCAATATCGATCCTGTAAGTGGACAGGTATCGTGCGAAAAGTGCTGTAAAGGCCGTCTGGTCCATCTTTCGGCCGGTTCGACCGGGATACTTGGGAAGATGGAGACCGCTGAGACCAGCCTGACCGAAGAGATGAAGATAGGCCGGGCCGAGAGAAGTGAGATCGGCAGGATGCTTCACACGGTATTCCTTCATCATGTAGCCGGTTACAGGTTGCCAGGCGCCCTGAAGATATTAAAAGGAGTTGATCAGCAGTGACATTTCAGGAGATCGTATCGGCTTTGAGTGAATTCTGGCGGGAGGAAGGATGCCTGATAATCACGCCGTACAACTCCGAGGTGGGAGCGGGGACGATGAATCCAGGAACATTCCTCAGAGTTCTCGGCCCTGAGCCCTGGAAGGCGGCATATATTGAACCAAGCAAGAGGCCAAAAGACGGAAGATATGGAGAGAATCCCAACAGGGTCCAGCAGTTCAACCAGTTCCAGGTGATCCTCAAGCCGGCGCCGGAGAATGTACTTCCCCTTTTCATACAGAGCCTTGAGCGGATCGGAATAGATCGCTCCCGGCATGATATAAGACTTCTCGAGGATGACTGGGAATCCCCGACCCTGGGCGCGTCGGGACTTGGCTGGGAAGTATGGCTTGACGGGATGGAGATAACGCAGTTCACATATTTTCAGCAGGCCGGTGGAATCGAGCTTGATCCGATATCGGCGGAGATCACCTACGGGCTGGAGCGAATATGTATGTATATCCAGAAAGTAGACGATATAATGGAGATCGAGTGGGGAGGTGGTGTCAAATGGGGAGAATTATTCAGGGAATCGGAGAAGGAATTCAGCTCTTTTCATTTTGAGGCGGCCGATCTCGATCTTTATTTTGGAATATTCGAAAAGTATCAGAAAGAAGCGGTGAAGATGCTGGAGAGGGATCTTATTCTTCCATCGTACGATTATGTCCTGAAATGTTCGCATATATTCAATATCCTCGACGCGAGGGGGGCGATCTCGGTATCGGAACGGACGAGCTATATCGGAAAGATCAGGGAACTTGCCAGAAAGACTGCTGAATCATATATCGCCAGGCGCGAACACCTCGGGTATCCCTTGATAAAGGACCCTGCGGGTTTGGGGAGGAAGGTCAGATGAAAAAAGATTTTCTTCTGGAGATTGGATGCGAAAACCTGCCAAGCGGGTACATAGAAGGAGCCGTGAGGCAGCTCGAGGAATCTTTTGCCCTGGCGATGAGAACGGAGAGGATATCATACGACTCGATCTATCTTGCCGCGACCCCGAACAGACTGGTGCTTGAGGTGAAAGGACTGGCGACAGTACAGGATTCGGCTGAGGAGATCGTGACAGGCCCCCCGGTCTCAGTGGCGCTCGATCCTGATGGAAAGTATACAAAAGCTGCTGCCGGTTTCGCCAGCAGGCAGGGTGTCGATCTGGCCGCTCTTACAAGGGTGGATA from Candidatus Krumholzibacteriota bacterium harbors:
- the glyQ gene encoding glycine--tRNA ligase subunit alpha, coding for MTFQEIVSALSEFWREEGCLIITPYNSEVGAGTMNPGTFLRVLGPEPWKAAYIEPSKRPKDGRYGENPNRVQQFNQFQVILKPAPENVLPLFIQSLERIGIDRSRHDIRLLEDDWESPTLGASGLGWEVWLDGMEITQFTYFQQAGGIELDPISAEITYGLERICMYIQKVDDIMEIEWGGGVKWGELFRESEKEFSSFHFEAADLDLYFGIFEKYQKEAVKMLERDLILPSYDYVLKCSHIFNILDARGAISVSERTSYIGKIRELARKTAESYIARREHLGYPLIKDPAGLGRKVR
- the recO gene encoding DNA repair protein RecO, whose protein sequence is MSEIIRDRLVILRTYDFGETSVIAVSLTRRHGKLRFIARGAKNGKNRYHGHLRTGNSGEAVFYNKPGRGLQILKEIETSSVFDSGSGDLERLCIFQAGIEVIDRSTIEEEDDTGLFDLFERFITRLDRSADPWAVFFAMEVRLLSMMGFYPSIDRCCLCKKSLAGKAANIDPVSGQVSCEKCCKGRLVHLSAGSTGILGKMETAETSLTEEMKIGRAERSEIGRMLHTVFLHHVAGYRLPGALKILKGVDQQ